Sequence from the Sphingomonas sp. SORGH_AS_0950 genome:
CGCCGCGCCGGTGTCTTCCGCGAGGTCGGCCACAAGCATGGCCGCTGGATCGATGTCGGCTATTGGCAGCGCGAACTGGCCCAGCCCGTGCCCCAGCCCGCCGAGCCCCGGCGCTTCGCCGATGTCGGCGTGGTGCGCGACCCGGTGGCGGTGAAGCACCGCTGACCGATCCGCCGCAAGTCGCCCGCCCGTGGCGATTTCGCGTGCCAGCCTGATCCACCATACCAATCTAGGGCTTGGCTTTGCGCACCCGCATTGTCTAACGCCGTGGATGAAGCCCTTTGGGGCAGGTCAAGGAAGGAACAGGCATCATGGCTGCCGACTGGTCGACGATCGAATCGCTCCCGCAGACTCCGCTTCTCGATCTTTTCGCGAATGATCCCAACCGGCTGGCCTCGCTCAGCCTGGACGTGGCGGGCATCCATTTCGACTGGTCCAAGACGCATCTGACGCCCGACGCCGTCGCCGCCTTCGCCGAACTGGCCAAGGCCAAGGGGCTGGCCGCCAAGCGCGACGCGCTGTTCGGCGGCGAGGTGGTCAACGTCACCGAAGGCCGCGCGGTCGAACACACCGCCGAGCGTGGCGAGGGCAATCCCGAAAGCGTCGCCACCGCCCGCGCCTCGCACGCCCGGATGCGCGCGCTGATCGACGCGATCGAGGCCGAGGCGCTGGGCCCCATCCGCCATGTCCTGCACATCGGCATCGGCGGATCGGCGCTGGGCCCCGACCTGCTGGTCGACGCGCTGGGCCGCGACAGCGACCGCTATGACGTCGCGATCGTCTCCAATGTCGACGGCGTCGCGCTGGAGGAGGTGTTCAAGCGCTTCGACCCCGCCGCCACGCTGCTGGTCGTCGCGTCCAAGACCTTCACCACCACCGAGACGATGCTCAACGCCACCTCGGCGCTCCAGTGGATGACCGAGCATGGTGTGGAAGACCCCTATGGCCGCGTCATCGCGCTGACCGCCAACCCCGCCAAGGCGGTCGAATGGGGCGTGGACGAGACGCGCATCCTGTCCTTCGCCGAGTCGGTCGGCGGCCGCTATTCGCTCTGGTCGACGATCGGCTTCCCTGCCGCGCTGGGCCTGGGCTGGGACGCGTTCGAGGAACTGCTGGAAGGCGCGGCCGAGATGGACCGCCATTTCCGCCTGACCGACCTGTCGCAGAACGCCCCCGCGCTCGCCGCCTTTGCCGACCTTTATTACACCCAGGTCCGCCATGCCGAGACGCGCGCGCCCTTCGCCTATGACGAGCGGCTGCGCCTCCTGCCCTCCTATCTCCAGCAGCTGGAGATGGAATCGAACGGCAAGGGCGTGACCGTCGACGGCCAGCCCGTCGGCCGTCCCACCGCCGCCATCACCTGGGGTGGGGTCGGCACCGATGCGCAGCATGCGGTGTTCCAGCTGCTCCACCAGGGCACGCACCTCGTCCCCGTCGAGTTCATCGCGGTGGTCGAGCCGGGCGACGTGCTGAGCGACGAGCATCACCGCCAGCTGCTGCTCAACGCCTTCGCGCAGGGCGCCGCGCTGATGAAGGGCAAGAAGACCGACGATCCCGCGCGCAGCTATTCGGGCGATCGTCCGTCCTCGACCATCCTGCTGGAGACGCTCGACCCGCGCACGCTGGGCGCGCTGATCGCCTTTTACGAGCACCGCGTGTTCGTGAACGGCGTGATCCTGGGCATCAACAGCTTCGACCAGTTCGGCGTCGAACTGGGCAAGGAAATGGCCAAGGCCGCCGACCAGGGCGGACAGGATTTCGACCCCTCGACCGAGGACCTGATCAAGCGCGCCTTTGGGTGATCCGATCCTCCCCCTGCCAGGGGGAGGAATTTGAATTTCCGATCACTGTCAGGGGGACGCTGAACTTGGCTCGGCGTCCCCCG
This genomic interval carries:
- the pgi gene encoding glucose-6-phosphate isomerase — translated: MAADWSTIESLPQTPLLDLFANDPNRLASLSLDVAGIHFDWSKTHLTPDAVAAFAELAKAKGLAAKRDALFGGEVVNVTEGRAVEHTAERGEGNPESVATARASHARMRALIDAIEAEALGPIRHVLHIGIGGSALGPDLLVDALGRDSDRYDVAIVSNVDGVALEEVFKRFDPAATLLVVASKTFTTTETMLNATSALQWMTEHGVEDPYGRVIALTANPAKAVEWGVDETRILSFAESVGGRYSLWSTIGFPAALGLGWDAFEELLEGAAEMDRHFRLTDLSQNAPALAAFADLYYTQVRHAETRAPFAYDERLRLLPSYLQQLEMESNGKGVTVDGQPVGRPTAAITWGGVGTDAQHAVFQLLHQGTHLVPVEFIAVVEPGDVLSDEHHRQLLLNAFAQGAALMKGKKTDDPARSYSGDRPSSTILLETLDPRTLGALIAFYEHRVFVNGVILGINSFDQFGVELGKEMAKAADQGGQDFDPSTEDLIKRAFG